A DNA window from Corvus cornix cornix isolate S_Up_H32 chromosome 13, ASM73873v5, whole genome shotgun sequence contains the following coding sequences:
- the SNCB gene encoding beta-synuclein isoform X1 has translation MWRELDGYKDGMGAAMEVFMKGLSKAKEGVVAAAEKTKQGVAEAAEKTKEGVLYVGSKTQGVVQGVTSVAEKAKEQASQLGEAAFSGAGNIAAATGLVKKEEFPADLKAEEVAQEAVEEPLVEPLLEPEGENYEEPPQEEYQEYEPEA, from the exons ATGTGGAGGGAGTTGGATGGCTATAAGGATGGAATGGG AGCCGCCATGGAGGTGTTTATGAAGGGCTTGTCCAAGGCCAAGGAGGGGGTGGTCGCCGCAGCTGAGAAGACCAAGCAGGGGGTGGCCGAGGCCGCCGAGAAGACCAAGGAAGGGGTCCTCTATGTCG GGAGTAAAACCCAAGGTGTGGTGCAAGGCGTAACCTCAG TGGCTGAGAAAGCGAAGGAGCAGGCGTCCCAGCTGGGTGAAGCGGCATTCTCCGGCGCCGGCAACATTGCGGCGGCCACCGGGCTGGTGAAGAAGGAGGAGTTCCCTGCGGACCTGAAG GCAGAGGAGGTGGCCCAGGAGGCTGTGGAGGAGCCGCTGGTTGAGCCGCTGCTGGAGCCAGAGGGGGAGAACTACGAGGAACCCCCGCAG GAGGAATACCAGGAATACGAGCCAGAGGCATAA
- the SNCB gene encoding beta-synuclein isoform X2, with amino-acid sequence MEVFMKGLSKAKEGVVAAAEKTKQGVAEAAEKTKEGVLYVGSKTQGVVQGVTSVAEKAKEQASQLGEAAFSGAGNIAAATGLVKKEEFPADLKAEEVAQEAVEEPLVEPLLEPEGENYEEPPQEEYQEYEPEA; translated from the exons ATGGAGGTGTTTATGAAGGGCTTGTCCAAGGCCAAGGAGGGGGTGGTCGCCGCAGCTGAGAAGACCAAGCAGGGGGTGGCCGAGGCCGCCGAGAAGACCAAGGAAGGGGTCCTCTATGTCG GGAGTAAAACCCAAGGTGTGGTGCAAGGCGTAACCTCAG TGGCTGAGAAAGCGAAGGAGCAGGCGTCCCAGCTGGGTGAAGCGGCATTCTCCGGCGCCGGCAACATTGCGGCGGCCACCGGGCTGGTGAAGAAGGAGGAGTTCCCTGCGGACCTGAAG GCAGAGGAGGTGGCCCAGGAGGCTGTGGAGGAGCCGCTGGTTGAGCCGCTGCTGGAGCCAGAGGGGGAGAACTACGAGGAACCCCCGCAG GAGGAATACCAGGAATACGAGCCAGAGGCATAA
- the GPRIN1 gene encoding G protein-regulated inducer of neurite outgrowth 1, whose translation MGSAKEPEGLQVLSRQAGAEDSCEPSAGSPGCPVAGECLPGSGCAAGARAMRTCCVAEPESQGTKAEKKVLSPAGPAGILLQDTSAEQSVSVAAGSCGGPSGAAPACGPTGMGVPNTQKEDTVPTSPVPDPCLQATSKDMGSTPGLAKHVAFVEPTAGTGTAVLPSQEQPQDNKGTSLSAAPQTKSSEAPKNPQGGTAEPPSTSTVGIGGRSEAGPSSTALGQGKAEGSSARDVGAGSSQQPQTAKQLCESYSFEVTPPQDAGTQDMGTQVDSRVSLVSVALSPMSPPCGATAFTFPKRETASAAPRLEPSKKDAEMQVSMPVETRSVATGPMTPVAKSPQTSYPEVQVKGTVPEVVEEEPPEPIREVSWDEKGMTWEVYGASMEVEVLGMAIQKHLEKQIEEHGRQVVVTPQSTRTGSVKGGPRKGEAKRQPSVFRALLQNVRRPRCCSRAGPAME comes from the coding sequence ATGGGCAGCGCTAAGGAGCCcgaggggctgcaggtgctgagccGCCAGGCCGGGGCCGAGGACTCCTGTGAGCCCAGTGCCGGCTCCCCCGGCTGCCCAGTGGCAGGCGAGTGCCTGCCCGGCTCCGGCTGTGCTGCGGGAGCCCGTGCTATGAGGACCTGCTGTGTGGCTGAGCCAGAGTCCCAGGGCACCAAGGCAGAGAAGAAGGTGCTATCACCAGCAGGACCAGCTGGCATACTTCTCCAGGACACCAGCGCAGAGCAGAGTGTGTCAGTAGCAGCAGGGAGCTGCGGGGGACCAAGTGGTGCTGCCCCTGCCTGTGGTCCCACAGGGATGGGGGTCCCCAACACCCAGAAGGAGGACACAGTCCCCACTTCCCCCGTGCCTGATCCCTGCCTCCAGGCAACCAGCAAGGACATGGGGAGCACGCCGGGTCTTGCCAAACATGTGGCATTTGTGGAGCCCACTGCAGGCACCGGGACAGCTGTGCTTCcaagccaggagcagccccaggacaACAAAGGGACATCCCTGAGTGCTGCTCCCCAGACAAAGAGCAGTGAGGCTCCCAAGAACCCCCAGGGAGGCACAGCAGAaccccccagcaccagcactgtgGGGATTGGGGGTCGAAGTGAGGCAGGTCCGAGCTCCACTGCTCTGGGCCAGGGCAAAGCCGAGGGGAGCTCAGCCCGGgatgtgggagctgggagcagccagcagccccaAACAGCCAAGCAGCTTTGTGAATCCTACTCCTTTGAAGTGACCCCACCCCAGGACGCTGGGACACAAGACATGGGGACGCAAGTGGACAGCCGCGTGTCCCTGGTGTCGGTGGCCTTAAGCCCCATGAGCCCCCCATGTGGGGCTACTGCCTTCACTTTCCCCAAGAGAGAGACGGCCTCTGCAGCCCCACGCCTGGAGCCCTCCAAGAAGGATGCGGAGATGCAGGTGTCCATGCCCGTGGAGACCCGCTCAGTGGCCACTGGGCCGATGACACCAGTGGCCAAGTCCCCACAGACCTCATACCCTGAGGTGCAGGTGAAGGGGACGGTGCCGGAGGTGGTGGAAGAGGAGCCTCCGGAGCCCATCCGGGAGGTGAGCTGGGATGAGAAGGGGATGACGTGGGAGGTGTATGGGGCCTCCATGGAGGTGGAGGTCCTGGGAATGGCCATCCAAAAGCACCTCGAGAAGCAGATTGAGGAACACGGGCGGCAGGTGGTGGTGACCCCGCAGAGCACCCGCACCGGCTCCGTCAAGGGAGGGCCCCGCAAAGGCGAGGCCAAGAGGCAGCCCAGTGTCTTCcgtgctctgctgcagaacGTCCGGCGGCCCCGGTGCTGCTCCCGCGCCGGCCCTGCCATGGAGTGA